The window aaatgacggatcaAATCCCCTATGGTGCACAAAACAGTTGAGAATATTGTTTCAGAGAcaagaaaaaagcatgccaaatttaaaagaacgtaaagtCCTCAAGATCGGTGatcttttactgaatttcgatattATGCGAGATACTtattatagtttccacaacgaaactttgtctcgaaacctgttcaaaaatccaaagtgattctggtcgtatgtaaattaaAGACATAATCAttgccttctctgcgctatagaAATGGGAATACTATcggtgacagtgctgctaaagcagttactaaacacagcctccctaaattccttcatcaaatagacatccttggagtagtgaagcaacttcagtcacttaatgaaagcaagtcttccggcGCAGACTGTGtagcagttaggttcctttcagtgtatgctgaagcaatagctccatgcttaacaatcgcaTTCAACCGCTCGCTGGACGGAAGATgcgtacgcaaagactggaaagttccacaggtcacaccagtattcaagaaaggcaatgggagacttcgttttattggcagatcacttagaagacgcaacaagacctgctaaggagacagcctacactatgcttgtctgtcctcttttagagtactgctgcgccgtgtggcatccttatcagataggattaacgaagcacatcgagaaagttcaaagagggccagaacgttttgtactatcgagaaataggggagagaatgtgatgGACATGATACATTATTTGGGGCGGACGTTGTTAAAACAACggagtttctcgttgcggcgggatattctcttcgaatgcgaaaatattttgttgacgccaaccttcaAAGGGAAAAACGAtcgttataataaaataaggggaatccgAGCTCGCACGGAACGTTAGGTGATCGTTATTTCCCCGAGCCGTTAGACAGttgaataatggagaattattgtgaaggttacCAAAtatatggtttacggtcgctgcacgacttgggaaccacgtGGAGCCTACCATtcatattgtgaaggtggttcgatgtaccctctcccaggcacttaactgtgatttacaCAGTATCTACGTAGATATAGAAAGAAGTACATGTAGCTTCAGAAAGGCCGTAGAAAATGTATGCGGcgaggagttcaaatggttcaaatggctctaagcactatgggactcgacatctgaggtcatcagtcccctagatttagaagtacttaaacctaactaacctaagggcagcacacacatccatgcccgaggcagtattcgaacctgcgaccgtagcagcagcgcgatccggactgaggcgcctacaacagctcgactacagcggcctctctctctctctctttctctctctctctctctctctctctctctctctctctctgctgcgtgagtgcttttgtgtgtgtgtgtgtgtgtgtgtgtgtgtgtgtgtgtgtgtgtgtgtgtgtgtatgtgtgtgtgtgtgtgtatgcactcATATGTATTATTACATTACAGAATGCAATGACATAGTTTTTTAATACTACCGCTGCTGAACAAAATTACTTACTTTCACTGTTTTGTATATTTACAGATGTTCCATGCAATATTACATCAAACTGAAGGACAAACTTGTGGCCCTAATGTGGATATTATTTGTGTAAATGAAACGGCATTCGCATACTGTTCGAATGGAAGTGTAGTCTCTGATTTTATACAGTCATGTAGCCCCTTGAACTGTTATGATGGCTGTGTACCCTTCTGCGCAGAGAGTGAGGCATACTGTGTTCCGGTAGCAACTGAAACGACTACAACTGAACCGTCATCAACCACAACGGAATTAACAACAGCACCGACAACAACGACGACTGAGACTACCACAGAACTAACTACAGAAGGAACCAGTACAACAGAAACAACGACAGAATTAACAACTACAGCAATGCCGACATCAACGACGACAGATATGACCATGGAACTAACTACAGAAGAAACCAGTACAACAGAAACAACCACTACGGAATTACCAACTGCAACAATGCCGACATCAACGACGACAGAGACCAGTTCAACAgaattaacaacaacaacagcaacaaccaggCAGCCAACAACCGCTATGGCAACATCAACTGCTCCAACAGAAGCCCCACCTACTGAAGCGCCATTTACATGTGAATCAGCAGGAGAGTTTCAGGATCTCGGAAATTGTAGCAATTTTTACCTCTGCATACCACTATCTTCAGGAGACTTTGTATACATAATGTTTTCATGCCCAGATGGTTCTCAGTTTGATTCTGTGACTAAGAAATGTTCTCAAAACGCAACATGTATTACTCCATCATGTAATGACTTTGGATTCTACTGTCTCAGCACTTCACAAGTCCAGTTATGTTATGATTCAGAGCCACCAAGTGGGGATGCTTTCACATGTCCTGCAAACACATACTGCAGTATGGACTGTCAGTACCCATGCTGGGCAGATATACCTTGTACAACCACAGCACCTCCCTCAACATCAACAACAGCTTTGCCTACATCGACAGTGACGATACCACCGACTACTACTGCAGAACCGTTCGTTTGTTCAGAGACTGGACGGTTTCCTGATCCTGCTAACTGCAGTCTTTATTATCTCTGCTCTCCCAAGTCTTCAGGTGGGTTCTACACGATGCACTTTTCTTGTCCTCCACCATCATTGTATAATCCTAACACGCGACAATGTTCTGTTAGTTTTACATGTTCTCCTGCACAATTGCTTGACAATTCAAGCACAACAGTGTCGACAATTGTCACATCACCTTCACAGCCGTTTACCTGTGAAGAATCTGGACGTTTTGCTGATCCAGAAGACTGCAAATCATACTACCTATGCTCACCAAAATCATCTGGGGGATTCTACCAGATACATTACCAGTGCCCTCCCACATCAGCTTATGATCAAAACACAACCCAGTGCAGCGCATCGTCAAGTATTAACTGTTGAGTTGCTCGTATGTgacacataatttttaaaaagattCCTTCTTGTGTAGCTAAATACACGTTTTTGCATTATACTTTACACTAAGAATATTATTGTACGAATCATCATATTATGATAAGTTCTGTTCCGAAATAAAGAGTGTTATAGAAAGTAAGAAATAATGTACTTACTACTATTTCATACAACAGTTCCTAAATGAGGTACAGAAAAGTCTTCGTGAGCTGAGACCTAATCAGAGAATATATCATAAATGGCCGTTTCAGGTACTCATTATTCACAGTGCCTTTTACCCAGATTTAATAGTTCAGATATATGCCCGGAGAAATGCGATACATTGTTCAGCAATTCTAATTATTTAACTCTTTTAAATATTAGGAAAAAAGAGGCAAATTACAACGAAAATAATCACTTCAGTAGAATCCTATAACGTCGCAGGAGGAAGCACAGATTTAAGATTTCATTTAAAACGTAGTTTGATAATGTTATCTGGTAATATTAAACATTTTTGTTATAACACAGCATATAGCGCTGCAGCCCTTGAAATAAACGGACATTTCACTGTGACTTCGCCATAACGACTGCAAAACAGCTGCTATAGCAAAAACAATGGGACTGACTTTCACATAAACTATTTATTTCCCTTACAGTTAAATACTCTAACAAAGAACACAAAGAAATAACTCTAACGATGAGCGGGaacaaagaaaaaacagaaagtCCAATACAGACCCACAGCAAAACTATTCTTCAATATTCGTCTTCTCTAGTGCGTCCCTTGTCTCATTGGTAGCAAAATGTTTAAATTCCACGTCAGCATACCACATTTGGCCATTCTCACAATCATCTGACTCGGATGATGAATAGCCTCCTGCCCAGGGCTGCATGAATTCAGGACAGTTTCTGTAGTCCTGGGACCTTCTCAGTACACATCGTATGTGTCATTTATTTCAGATTCTCAGCTTAGTGGGGATCAACGTTTTTGACATTCAGTTTTTTGATCCAGTCTGTTTTCGCTTTATCAGCACAAGATCACCAGCTTTGTACTTGAACCTTTCTTCCTATTTCTTTTCTAACTAACATGGCTTTCTTCTTGTCCCTTACTGATTTGTAGTTAGCCCATTCCTTCAGTTAATTGCGTCTTTCCTCAAATGAATTAATTtcttctagtaattctgtgtgtgcatATTAACTCCTATCAAAAATTCAAATGATATTTTCCCATTCATTCTACGGTATGTTGAACACATGGCATACTGATCTGTTAATACTAGGTTGTACCATTCGTCGATGATCGTAGCCAaggtagaatacactcctggaaattgaaataagaacaccgtgaattcattgtcccaggaaggggaaactttattgacatgatcacactgacagaaccacaggcacatagacacaggcaacagagcatgcacaatgtcggcacttgtacagtgtatatccacctttcgcagcaatgcaggctgctatcctcccatggagacgatcgtagagatgctggatgtagtcctgtggaacggcttgccatgccatttccacctggcgcctcagttggaccagcgttcgtgctggacgtgcagaccgcgtgagacgacgcttcatccagtcccaaacatgctcaatgggggacagatccggagatcttgctggccagggtagttgacttacaccttctagagcacgttgggtggcacgggatacatgcggacgtgcattgtcctgttggaacagcaagttcccttgccggtctaggaatggtagaacgatgggttcgatgacggcttggatgtaccgtgcactattcagtgtcccctcgacgatcaccagaggtgtacggccagtgtaggagatcgctccccacaccatgatgccgggtgttggccctgtgtgcctcggtcgtatgcagtcctgattgtggcgctcacctgcaaggcgccaaacacgcatacgaccatcattggcaccaaggcagaagcgactctcatcgctgaaggcgacacgtctccattcgtccctccattcacgcctgtcgcgacaccagtggaggcgggctgcacgatgttggggcgtgagcggaagacggcctaacggtatgcgggaccgtagcccagcttcatggagacggttgcgaatggtcttcgccgataccccaggagcaacagtgtccctaatttgctgggaagtggcggtgcggtcccctacggcactgcgtaggatcctacggtcttggcgtgcatccgtgcgtcgctgcggtccggtcccaggtcgacgggcacgtgcaccttccggcgaccactggcgacaacatcgatgtactgtggagacctcacgccctacgtgttgagcaattcggcggtacgtccacccggcctcccgcatgcccactatacgccctcgctcaaagtccgtcaactgcacatacggttcacgtccacgctgtcgcggcatgctaccagtgttaaagactgcgatggagctccgtatgcaacggcaaactggctgacactgacggcggcggtgcacaaatgctgcgcagctagcgccattcgacggccaacaccgcggttcctggtgtgtccgctgtgccgtgcgtgtgatcattgcttgtacagccctctcgcagtgtccggagcaagtatggtgggtctgacacaccggtgtcaatgtgttcttttttccatttccaggagtgtagatccactCAGTACGTAAGTCCTTCTGTAGTAATCACTTGAACTGGATTTCCGAAGTTAGTTTTCTGCAATTCCATCTTAGTAATTACTTCCACTGTTACTAGTCTTTACAGTATACAGTCAGGTTCATTTGGTAAAAGCTTCGATAATACTTAGAATGTGGTTGTATCCTTTGTGAGTAGGTTTAAGTGGTACAATATGATCCATATGATAAACAGATAATAGCGTACCCTCTTTACATAACGTGTGAAGGAAACCTACCTTCTTTCCTGATTACTGatttaaaattaaacatttttcaccTCGTCGGTCAATTCTAGTATGTAATAATCTTGTTTGACTTCAGTTCGCTTAAGAGCCTACTGTCGATTATCATGCACAAGCACGATGATTTCACATAGCATATTTCATGGAATCTCTAAAGTCTATGTTTTATCACTGAAATTGAAAAGAATACCATCTCTGACTAAAAATTGTCAGAGAGTTTCTCTGTGAGCATGTTTTCAATTGTACCTGACCATTATTCTTCTCTTGAGATTTTGTCCAAGAAACAGTGCTGATAAAGGACTGGAACATTGCAGGCAAATCTGATACTGTGAATGGAACTTTCTTGAACTTTCCCGTCAATGTGAAAAAATTCTTGCTTGAGATGTACTGAGCAAATCATGTAAGCACTCTGTAGTGTATCTAAaagataaatttatttaattttctgtagcCTGTAGAGTGGCGATtccgtttttcttttttacaactATTGCCCGCCACTCCTATGCAGATTACCTTGTTTCTATTGTTTTTTGGTTAAGGCAAGCTTGGACTTGGTTGTTAACACTTTCTTTCTCTCCTGGTGACGATCTTCTCAGTATGCTACATGGACATTGCCCCTCTCTCACAATCTTCATTTTGACATCCGTGAACGTATGGGGACATCTATGAACTTATTGGGGGTGTCATTTGCCACTAAGTCTTAAATAGTTATTTTCCTTCACTGGTAAGAGGGCTTTCAATATCTAACTCTGGTTTGTCTGCTATGTGGAGAAAAAGGAGGTGCGCATTAATATCTGTTTAAAACTTTTAAATCATCAGTCAATAGTAGCGCTAAAACAACCTCGGGAGGAACAAGTTTCTCCTAATCCCAATGAAGACCACACAATTGTTCTGCTATCTGGGAGCATGCCTTGAGTCATAAAAATCTTGTAATAAATTGAATTGTCTGTCACAGTCAATTAGTGCTCTCAAATTCCGGTTACTaattagaaaattttaaattaacaattcGTATCACTCTCCCTAGCAGCGTTTGCATTCATTGCTATCTTTAGATTATTTTTTCCTTCGCGCGTTCAGATTAGATTCATCCTAACGCGAGGCAATTGAAGCTACTTTTTCTCTAGCTCTCGTGGTTACAATCATTTGACCAGTGACCACTAGAACCACAGTTGAAACACTTTCTGTTTGGATCCCAAGCTGTTTTTTTCTTACTTGAGTTCTTTGCATCTTTGTTACTAGAATTGCCTAGATGTCCTTTGCTGTAAAATTTGCTATTTATTTTCAGTAAGGACTTTACAGCTCTTTCACAACGCTTCACGCTTTCCTCATACTCTTTCACATTTCGAGTGCAATAAGGCCTGAATTGTCCTCTGTCTCGTTAATCACGTTCTGGAATAATGAGTCCGTATCCGTATCAGCACGCCTGGCAATCTCTTTCATTGcgagaaagtgtttctgaatactTTTCTCCTCGCTTTTTCCATCTGGACAGCAGCTTGGAATCTCTGCGGCACTTGTCTTCACGTCGAATTCCTCTTTCAAACCTTTCTTCGGTGCCGTCCGTGATGTGAGAGCCTTCACGCCCCGTATAAAAAGCTTAGCCACTCTGTCAAGCAATTTTGTTTTGCGAAATTAAGAATTAGTAGCTCGTTCCAACCAATTAAAAAGAATGTTTCCTCGAAGCCTATCATTCGCGTTTTACTTAGATATCAGTCACTGCCGTTAAATGAATTCAGAGCATGCTCAACGTCACGACACGACAGAAAAACCTTCGATTGATTCTGCGAAAGTAGTGAGAGTTATGTCTTCTATTGTCTGTTTCTGAATCTGAATCAATTTTCTTTATCTTTTCCAGCAAATACAGTCTTTCGTCGCTACTCATTTGGGCGGAATCCTCTTCCTCATAAACATCATTCACATTCTATGTCGTCATTAACTTTCAACATAAGTTTGACAGTTTTCGATAAATAACAGCAAATTTCGGTAGTCATTTCGTTTTTCGTCCCAATATCT is drawn from Schistocerca gregaria isolate iqSchGreg1 chromosome 3, iqSchGreg1.2, whole genome shotgun sequence and contains these coding sequences:
- the LOC126354970 gene encoding mucin-5AC-like — its product is MPSIPYFIFFVLMFHAILHQTEGQTCGPNVDIICVNETAFAYCSNGSVVSDFIQSCSPLNCYDGCVPFCAESEAYCVPVATETTTTEPSSTTTELTTAPTTTTTETTTELTTEGTSTTETTTELTTTAMPTSTTTDMTMELTTEETSTTETTTTELPTATMPTSTTTETSSTELTTTTATTRQPTTAMATSTAPTEAPPTEAPFTCESAGEFQDLGNCSNFYLCIPLSSGDFVYIMFSCPDGSQFDSVTKKCSQNATCITPSCNDFGFYCLSTSQVQLCYDSEPPSGDAFTCPANTYCSMDCQYPCWADIPCTTTAPPSTSTTALPTSTVTIPPTTTAEPFVCSETGRFPDPANCSLYYLCSPKSSGGFYTMHFSCPPPSLYNPNTRQCSVSFTCSPAQLLDNSSTTVSTIVTSPSQPFTCEESGRFADPEDCKSYYLCSPKSSGGFYQIHYQCPPTSAYDQNTTQCSASSSINC